In one Balaenoptera musculus isolate JJ_BM4_2016_0621 chromosome 2, mBalMus1.pri.v3, whole genome shotgun sequence genomic region, the following are encoded:
- the LOC118888575 gene encoding LOW QUALITY PROTEIN: adiponectin receptor protein 1-like (The sequence of the model RefSeq protein was modified relative to this genomic sequence to represent the inferred CDS: substituted 1 base at 1 genomic stop codon) has translation MSSHKGPVVAQGSGVPAGNSEADTVELSELGPLLEELGKQGVASPTKAEEEQACPGPQEEEEEEEGRVLTLPLQAHHAMEKTEEFVYKVWEGRWRVIPYEVLPEWLRDKDYLLHGHRPPMPSFRACFKSIFLIHTESGNIWTQLLGFLLFLFLGILTMLRRNMYFTAPLQEKVVFGMFFLGAVLCLSFSWLFNTVYCHSEKVSRTFSKLDYSGIALLIMGSFVPWLYYSFYCSPQPRLIYLSIVGISAIIVVQWDRFATPKHRQTRARVFLGLGLSGVVPTMHFTIAEGFVKATTVGQMGCFFLMAAMYSTRAGLYAARIPERFFPGKSGTWFXSHQIFHVLVVAAAFVHFYRVSNFQEFRYGLEGGCTDDSLL, from the coding sequence ATGTCTTCTCACAAAGGACCTGTGGTGGCCCAGGGCAGTGGGGTTCCTGCCGGGAACAGCGAGGCTGACACAGTGGAGCTGTCTGAGCTGGGCCCCCTGCTAGAGGAGCTAGGCAAGCAGGGCGTCGCCAGCCCAACCAAAGCTGAAGAAGAGCAGGCATGCCCAGGGcctcaggaagaggaagaggaggaggaggggcgggTGCTGACACTTCCCCTGCAAGCCCACCATGCCATGGAGAAGACGGAGGAGTTTGTGTATAAGGTCTGGGAGGGGCGCTGGAGGGTCATCCCGTATGAAGTGCTTCCCGAGTGGCTGAGGGACAAAGACTACCTGCTGCACGGCCACAGGCCACCCATGCCCTCCTTCCGGGCCTGCTTCAAGAGCATCTTCCTCATCCACACGGAGAGTGGCAACATCTGGACCCAACTGCTTGGTTTTTTGCTGTTTCTCTTTCTGGGAATCCTGACCATGCTCAGAAGAAACATGTACTTCACGGCCCCCCTTCAGGAGAAGGTGGTGTTCGGGATGTTCTTCCTGGGCGCGGTGCTCTGCCTCAGCTTCTCCTGGCTCTTTAACACTGTCTATTGTCACTCAGAGAAGGTCTCTCGGACCTTTTCCAAACTGGATTATTCAGGGATTGCCCTGCTGATTATGGGGAGCTTTGTCCCCTGGCTCTATTACTCCTTCTACTGCTCCCCACAGCCACGGCTCATCTACCTCTCCATCGTGGGCATCTCTGCCATCATTGTGGTGCAGTGGGACCGGTTTGCCACTCCTAAGCACCGGCAGACAAGAGCAAGGGTGTTCCTGGGGCTTGGCTTGAGTGGCGTCGTGCCCACCATGCACTTTACAATCGCGGAGGGCTTCGTCAAGGCCACCACGGTGGGCCAGATGGGCTGCTTCTTCCTCATGGCTGCGATGTACAGCACCAGAGCTGGCCTTTATGCCGCACGGATTCCCGAGCGCTTCTTCCCTGGAAAATCCGGCACATGGTTCTAGTCTCATCAGATCTTCCACGTCCTGGTGGTGGCAGCCGCCTTCGTCCACTTCTACAGGGTCTCCAACTTTCAGGAGTTCCGATACGGCCTGGAAGGGGGCTGTACTGACGACTCCCTCCTCTGA